Proteins encoded in a region of the Brevefilum fermentans genome:
- a CDS encoding SanA/YdcF family protein produces MNYLRRFLLIVFHSILYIFIGAFFLVGLIRTGILIHSRPKTFLPEDVPEAPVALVLGAGLNRDGSPGVVLRDRVETAAELYFSGKVEKLLMSGDNVSQYYNEPGAMFDYALSLGVPDEDIVLDPAGIRTYDSCYRARDIFGVNQLIIVTQAFHLPRALFICNALNIEAYGVSADDANYNRRGYIFWWAREIPASSAAVWDVYFARSTPILGQPEPIFP; encoded by the coding sequence ATGAATTACCTCCGCCGCTTTCTTCTGATCGTTTTTCACAGCATCCTGTATATCTTCATCGGCGCCTTCTTCCTTGTTGGCTTAATCCGAACGGGGATCCTGATTCACAGCCGACCAAAGACCTTTTTACCAGAGGATGTCCCTGAAGCCCCTGTCGCTCTGGTTCTGGGCGCCGGTCTCAACCGGGATGGATCGCCCGGCGTTGTTCTACGCGACCGGGTTGAAACAGCAGCAGAGCTTTATTTTTCAGGAAAAGTTGAAAAGCTTTTAATGAGCGGTGACAACGTTTCGCAATATTACAATGAACCCGGAGCCATGTTCGATTATGCCCTGTCTTTAGGCGTCCCTGATGAAGATATCGTCCTGGATCCTGCGGGGATAAGGACTTATGATAGCTGTTACCGAGCCCGAGATATTTTTGGTGTCAATCAACTGATCATCGTTACCCAGGCTTTTCACTTACCCCGGGCTTTATTCATTTGCAACGCTTTGAATATCGAAGCTTATGGCGTCAGCGCGGACGATGCCAACTACAACCGTCGCGGGTATATCTTCTGGTGGGCGCGGGAAATACCTGCCTCCAGCGCGGCGGTTTGGGATGTGTACTTTGCCCGGTCCACACCAATTCTCGGTCAACCCGAACCCATCTTCCCCTGA
- a CDS encoding HD domain-containing protein, giving the protein MNRDQALTILHQYVKNPNLIKHMLAVEAAMRFYARKFGEDEEKWAVTALLHDFDWEIHPTMEEHPLAGESILRDHKVPEDIIRAVLSHATHTGIPRETLMEKALFACDEVTGLITAVALVRPSKALYDLKPKSVKNKWKDKSFAAGANREEIELGAAELGIDLWEHVANVIEAMNGIAEDLGLAGTPQDH; this is encoded by the coding sequence ATGAACAGAGATCAAGCATTAACCATTTTGCATCAATACGTCAAGAACCCTAACCTCATCAAACATATGCTGGCTGTTGAAGCCGCAATGCGTTTTTATGCCCGCAAATTTGGCGAAGATGAGGAAAAATGGGCTGTGACCGCATTATTACACGACTTTGATTGGGAAATTCATCCCACCATGGAAGAACATCCCCTGGCTGGTGAATCTATTTTGCGGGACCATAAGGTTCCAGAAGATATCATCCGGGCAGTCCTCAGTCATGCGACCCACACGGGAATCCCTCGAGAGACGCTTATGGAAAAAGCGCTGTTCGCCTGTGATGAGGTGACCGGCTTAATCACTGCCGTTGCCCTGGTCAGGCCTTCAAAAGCTTTATATGATCTTAAACCAAAATCTGTGAAGAACAAATGGAAGGACAAATCCTTTGCTGCGGGCGCCAATCGGGAAGAAATTGAGCTGGGCGCTGCAGAGTTAGGAATCGATCTCTGGGAACACGTCGCCAATGTGATTGAAGCCATGAACGGCATTGCTGAAGACCTCGGCCTGGCAGGGACGCCACAGGATCATTAA
- a CDS encoding nuclear transport factor 2 family protein, whose protein sequence is MELKGKGYYIWRLKNCEKGNPDRIVDLAREAKLSHVLIKIADGAFPYNVDLESGFDYVRPVIKKLQSHNIAVWGWQYIYGNHPDQEAQIAVKRSIELGVDGYVVNAEHEFKQPKKAAAASRYMNILRNNLGSLPIALSSYRFPSYHPDFPFSNFLKRCDYNMPQVYWMKSINTGGAQLQRCINEYNQIKPFRTIVPTGPTFKEHGWIPQENDVTEFLQVAQKLNLPAVNFWYWEGCRRDLPKFWDLVRNYRYENSTAGNNFLSQYFAALNSNNPDKVIKFYHSNAVHIRSGGAIVGKPAIREWITNLMEEHTGQKFILLQENVDRHIHNFRWQVQKPNGGVTEGRDTMGVIDNTIRFHYSIIQQP, encoded by the coding sequence ATGGAGCTTAAAGGCAAAGGTTATTATATTTGGAGGTTGAAAAATTGCGAAAAGGGCAACCCCGATCGCATCGTCGACCTGGCGCGCGAAGCCAAATTATCACATGTGTTGATCAAAATTGCTGATGGCGCCTTCCCTTACAACGTTGACCTTGAAAGCGGCTTTGATTACGTCCGGCCTGTGATTAAAAAGCTCCAATCTCACAATATCGCCGTTTGGGGATGGCAGTACATCTATGGAAATCATCCCGATCAAGAGGCGCAAATTGCGGTTAAACGCTCGATTGAGCTGGGTGTCGATGGTTATGTGGTCAATGCAGAACATGAGTTCAAACAACCCAAAAAAGCTGCTGCCGCCAGCCGTTATATGAACATCCTGCGCAATAATTTGGGCAGTCTGCCCATAGCCCTCAGCTCATATCGCTTCCCTTCGTATCATCCTGATTTTCCCTTCAGTAATTTTCTTAAACGGTGCGATTACAACATGCCCCAGGTTTACTGGATGAAATCAATCAATACGGGGGGCGCACAATTGCAACGCTGTATCAACGAATACAACCAGATCAAGCCCTTCAGGACGATTGTCCCTACCGGTCCGACTTTCAAAGAACATGGCTGGATACCCCAAGAGAACGATGTGACCGAGTTCCTGCAGGTCGCCCAAAAGTTAAACCTTCCGGCTGTCAATTTCTGGTATTGGGAAGGTTGTCGGCGTGATTTACCAAAATTTTGGGATCTCGTTCGTAATTATCGTTATGAAAACTCCACAGCAGGCAATAATTTTCTCAGTCAATACTTTGCAGCCTTGAATAGCAACAACCCGGACAAAGTCATTAAGTTTTATCACAGCAACGCGGTTCATATTCGCTCTGGAGGTGCCATCGTCGGAAAGCCGGCAATCCGAGAGTGGATTACCAACCTGATGGAAGAACATACAGGACAAAAATTCATCCTTCTTCAGGAAAATGTCGATCGTCATATCCATAATTTTCGCTGGCAGGTACAAAAGCCAAATGGTGGCGTGACTGAAGGGCGCGACACGATGGGCGTGATCGACAACACCATCCGATTTCATTATTCGATTATCCAGCAGCCATAA
- a CDS encoding DNA gyrase/topoisomerase IV subunit A: MDLGTVRSININEEMQQSYLDYAMSVIVSRALPDARDGLKPVQRRILYAMFEMGLRPGSAHKKSARIVGEVLGKYHPHGDMAVYDAMARLAQDFSQRYRLVEGQGNFGSIDGDPPAAMRYTEARLTEISMDILQQLGMDTVDFLDNFDGTLQEPEVLPSSIPNLLVNGASGIAVAMATNIPPHNLGEVVDALVMMFENWTKIDDIGVEDLMKHIKGPDFPTGGLIITDDRTETLAQAYGSGKGRVRMRARVLLEEMSRGRKRIIVTELPYMTNKATLIEKIAEFVRDGSLEGVSDLRDESDRLGMRIVIELSKTANPDEVLKTLYKRTAMQGTFGINILALVKGQPQNLNLKQALKVFADHRLEVVRRRSEYELKKSEERIHIIKAYLIALENLDEVIDTIRRSHRVETARNNLMRKFNLDEIQAQAILDMPLRRLAALERKRIEDEHKEVEKRIKELKALLRSPKMMREVVINELKEVRTRYADARRTQIIQMQEGETAIDRLTTRDMMPEKLVWVAVSKNNKIARTDDDKSFRQWGLDAPSMVLRTTTHHTLYLVTETGEAAALAVQSLPVADDPDSGISLTALSPLTSQHKPKLIFSAPTDLEEGDGYVVSVSKMGMVKRSALSELPGPSAHLFTLVKINDGDALKFLLLTKGDQTIFLATKLGMGIRFNEEEVRPMGLVAAGVNGIKLRENDEVIGGGNASLRGEILLVTNRGKAKRIEPSQFPLQGRYGLGVIAWRLPDDEHIAGSMIGILTSNGVVHFKEAASRLLRVTDAPSRTRAQKGEVVIDVKKGDEILEMTVPLDAISLVGK, from the coding sequence ATGGATTTAGGAACGGTACGCTCAATAAATATTAATGAGGAAATGCAACAATCTTATCTCGATTATGCCATGAGTGTGATTGTTTCCAGGGCTTTACCCGATGCCAGGGATGGTCTTAAACCCGTGCAGCGAAGAATTCTTTATGCCATGTTCGAAATGGGATTGCGACCAGGCTCTGCGCACAAGAAATCGGCCAGGATCGTTGGAGAGGTTTTGGGCAAGTATCACCCGCACGGTGATATGGCAGTTTATGACGCCATGGCAAGGCTGGCTCAAGACTTTTCTCAGCGATACCGGTTGGTGGAAGGTCAGGGGAATTTTGGGAGTATTGATGGCGATCCACCGGCAGCGATGCGCTATACGGAAGCGCGGTTAACTGAGATATCGATGGATATCCTCCAGCAATTAGGGATGGATACGGTTGATTTCCTGGACAACTTTGACGGGACTTTACAGGAACCGGAGGTGTTGCCATCGTCAATCCCGAATTTATTGGTCAACGGCGCATCTGGCATCGCCGTGGCCATGGCAACCAATATCCCGCCACATAACCTGGGTGAGGTGGTGGATGCCCTGGTGATGATGTTTGAAAATTGGACAAAAATCGACGATATCGGCGTTGAAGATTTAATGAAACATATTAAAGGCCCTGATTTTCCAACCGGCGGCTTGATTATCACAGATGACCGCACGGAAACCCTGGCTCAGGCTTATGGGAGTGGAAAGGGTCGTGTGCGTATGCGCGCTCGGGTGCTTTTGGAAGAGATGAGCAGGGGGAGAAAGCGGATTATCGTGACCGAATTGCCCTACATGACCAATAAAGCCACGTTGATTGAGAAAATTGCCGAATTTGTGCGCGATGGTTCTTTAGAAGGGGTGAGTGATCTCCGTGATGAATCCGACCGGTTGGGTATGCGGATCGTGATTGAATTGAGTAAAACTGCCAACCCCGATGAAGTATTGAAGACATTGTATAAGCGGACCGCAATGCAAGGCACCTTTGGTATAAACATTTTAGCTTTGGTCAAAGGTCAGCCACAGAACCTGAACCTGAAACAGGCTCTTAAAGTCTTTGCGGACCATCGTCTGGAGGTTGTCAGGCGTCGCAGTGAATATGAATTGAAGAAATCAGAGGAACGCATTCATATTATAAAAGCTTACCTGATTGCTCTGGAGAACCTGGATGAGGTGATTGACACCATTCGACGGTCACACCGGGTTGAAACTGCCAGAAACAACCTGATGCGAAAATTTAACCTTGATGAAATTCAGGCTCAGGCAATTCTGGATATGCCGCTGCGCCGATTGGCGGCTTTGGAGCGTAAGAGAATTGAAGATGAGCACAAGGAAGTTGAGAAACGGATTAAGGAATTGAAAGCTTTGCTGCGCTCTCCCAAGATGATGCGCGAGGTTGTCATCAATGAATTAAAGGAAGTGCGCACGCGTTATGCGGATGCACGCCGAACGCAGATCATCCAGATGCAAGAAGGCGAGACCGCCATTGACCGGCTGACGACCAGGGATATGATGCCAGAAAAACTCGTATGGGTCGCTGTATCGAAGAACAACAAAATTGCCCGTACGGATGACGACAAAAGCTTCAGGCAATGGGGGCTTGACGCTCCGAGCATGGTTTTGCGCACAACGACGCATCACACATTGTATCTTGTGACTGAGACTGGCGAGGCGGCTGCACTGGCGGTGCAATCGCTGCCCGTTGCTGATGATCCTGATTCAGGCATCTCGTTGACGGCTTTGTCACCGCTGACCAGCCAACACAAACCGAAGTTGATCTTCTCTGCGCCGACAGACCTTGAAGAAGGCGATGGATATGTGGTCAGTGTGAGCAAGATGGGCATGGTCAAACGCTCTGCACTGAGCGAACTCCCGGGTCCCTCCGCGCATTTGTTTACATTGGTAAAAATTAATGACGGTGACGCCCTGAAATTCTTATTGTTGACCAAAGGCGACCAGACGATCTTCCTGGCGACCAAATTGGGCATGGGAATCCGCTTCAACGAGGAGGAGGTGCGGCCCATGGGCTTGGTCGCCGCCGGGGTGAATGGCATTAAACTGCGCGAAAATGATGAGGTTATTGGTGGGGGCAATGCCTCACTACGCGGTGAAATTTTGTTGGTAACCAATCGCGGCAAAGCAAAACGGATAGAACCCTCTCAATTCCCACTCCAGGGGCGCTATGGATTGGGGGTGATTGCCTGGAGGTTGCCAGACGATGAGCATATTGCCGGGTCAATGATCGGGATACTCACATCCAACGGTGTGGTGCATTTTAAAGAGGCAGCCAGCCGCCTCTTGCGGGTGACGGATGCCCCCAGCCGCACCCGGGCACAAAAAGGCGAGGTTGTAATCGATGTCAAAAAGGGTGATGAGATCCTGGAAATGACAGTGCCGCTGGATGCGATTTCATTGGTAGGAAAATAA
- the rpoC gene encoding DNA-directed RNA polymerase subunit beta' — METKGLKTLRIGLASPEEIRKWSYGEVLKPETINYRKLRPEKDGLFCEAIFGPTRDFHCYCGKYKNSRKKGITCDICNVEITRSSVRRERMGHIDLAAPVAHIWYTRRIPSYLGLILNISRRNLDRVLYFAQYIVTYVNEDARQKALKRLDDEISLSERDLEDKINAQIVEEKKARDRALKENDAERVRLQESYDEQIGNRIEPVIKEGQRLESEIQTRIGKKIRKAIVFNVLDKEELIVDVGEEVMPAHLSQVQKIVKDMIEVLEADLKEQRDLELEHLSMQREEIRAASELKMEELRNMLVDQAEESQSESARSRDELHELEPFKFLSEARYRELKSRWGQVFRADMGAEAFYDILKRIDLDALAEELWEEINTTRSKQKRKKATRRLSVIEAFRRSNNKPEWIIMTVLPVIPPDLRPMVQLDGGRFATSDLNDLYRRVINRNNRLKRLLELGAPDVIVRNEKRMLQEAVDSLIDNSQRGKALSRRGRRELRSLSDMLKGKKGRFRRNLLGKRVDFSGRSVIVVGPYLKLHQCGLPKSMALELYRPFVYSQLMKQEYAGNIKSAKRLIERGRPEVWEILEEVIKNRPVLLNRAPTLHRLGIQAFEPILIEGNAIQLHPLVTTAFNADFDGDQMAVHVPLSDKAVTEARELMLATKNLLKPANGEPIISPSKDMVLGVYYLTMEVDEKQAGDPRAFSSIDEVLMAYSMGLVHVHEKIKLLTETWYDQDNTRMENPATRIIETTVGRTIFNNALTERMRFYNHELDKNGVRDLVAEVYDICGQEETCIIADQIKDIGFQYATRSGITIAIADINVPASKAEILQAAQEKVDEIDQSLERGITTEDERNKIVGDIWEETGHQVTVEVEKALDPMGDLTTMAKSGASKGGINAISQLAGMKGLVSDPSGRVITMPIRSNYREGMTPFEYYISTHGARKGLADTALRTADAGYLTRRLVDVAQDVIVNEEDCGTYQGIWINADDNIAGQSFEKRLYGRVLADRVINPETGEIVFNRNDLLTHDRVKIIKELGISAVHVRSPLTCEMIHGICANCYGMDLARGEMVKLGSTVGIIAAQSIGEPGTQLTLRTFHTGGVVAGGDITSGLPRVEELFEARKEPKGEAVISKIAGTAHLFGFEKDSDKRFVRIDHSEMVSDIYDIPEDWSIAVSDGDEIVMGATLASQDEAIITAQNNGRVRIEDHKVIVSYEVKESEEYDIPTTAKLTIKEGEKVEPGQAITEGSLNPHTVLRINGRDACQRYLLREIQEIYVNQGQDINDKHFEVIINKMLSKVQIMRSGDTAYLPQDLVNRLEIRRVNEELVEQGKQPARYLEVLLGVSKAALETDSFLSASSFQHTIKVLSAAAISSREDPLFGLKENIMIGKLIPAGTGFKPGQFSDEAQGDDVYDAVGEGRVLTLFDELETNEAAADHKVDKTDMGIAGSVEEDSDLKETEIGE; from the coding sequence GTGGAAACAAAGGGATTGAAGACACTGCGGATTGGACTTGCATCTCCTGAGGAGATTCGTAAATGGTCTTATGGTGAAGTTCTGAAACCAGAGACCATCAATTATCGAAAATTGCGTCCCGAAAAAGACGGTTTGTTTTGTGAGGCCATCTTTGGACCCACACGTGATTTTCACTGTTATTGTGGAAAATATAAGAATAGTCGCAAAAAGGGGATTACATGCGATATCTGTAATGTAGAAATCACGCGATCTTCTGTTAGGCGTGAACGAATGGGTCATATCGATCTGGCAGCGCCCGTGGCACACATCTGGTACACTCGCCGCATCCCATCATACTTAGGATTGATTTTAAATATCTCACGCAGGAACCTGGATCGGGTGTTGTATTTTGCTCAATACATCGTGACCTACGTCAATGAAGACGCTCGGCAAAAAGCCCTTAAACGCTTAGATGATGAAATCAGCCTTTCTGAAAGAGACCTGGAAGACAAAATCAATGCGCAGATTGTCGAGGAGAAAAAAGCTCGAGACAGAGCCCTAAAAGAAAATGATGCGGAGCGCGTTCGGCTTCAGGAGAGCTACGATGAACAAATCGGTAATCGGATTGAGCCGGTGATCAAGGAAGGACAACGCTTGGAAAGCGAAATCCAGACCCGGATAGGAAAGAAAATCCGCAAGGCGATCGTGTTCAATGTGCTGGATAAAGAAGAATTGATTGTTGATGTCGGTGAAGAGGTGATGCCTGCACATCTCAGCCAGGTGCAGAAAATTGTCAAGGATATGATTGAGGTGCTGGAAGCAGACCTGAAAGAACAACGCGATCTTGAATTGGAACACTTGTCCATGCAGAGGGAAGAGATCAGGGCGGCTTCCGAGTTAAAAATGGAAGAACTGCGCAATATGCTGGTTGATCAAGCTGAGGAGAGCCAATCAGAATCAGCGCGTTCACGTGACGAGTTACATGAGCTGGAACCCTTTAAGTTTCTAAGCGAAGCACGCTATCGCGAGTTAAAATCCCGTTGGGGGCAGGTCTTTCGGGCGGATATGGGAGCAGAAGCATTTTATGATATTCTCAAACGAATTGATCTGGATGCATTGGCTGAAGAGCTATGGGAAGAGATTAATACCACCCGCAGCAAACAAAAACGAAAAAAAGCCACCCGTCGGTTGAGTGTGATCGAGGCTTTTCGCCGCTCGAATAATAAACCAGAATGGATTATTATGACGGTTTTGCCGGTCATCCCGCCTGATTTGCGTCCAATGGTACAGCTCGACGGTGGGCGTTTTGCAACCTCAGATTTGAACGACCTGTATCGCCGGGTCATTAACCGCAATAATCGCTTGAAACGGTTGTTAGAACTGGGCGCGCCTGATGTGATTGTCCGCAATGAAAAGCGTATGTTGCAGGAAGCGGTTGACTCGCTAATTGATAATTCTCAGCGAGGTAAAGCGCTTTCACGTCGTGGACGGCGAGAATTACGTTCCTTGAGTGATATGCTCAAAGGAAAGAAGGGCCGTTTCCGTCGGAATCTTTTAGGGAAGCGAGTAGATTTTTCCGGCCGATCTGTGATCGTTGTTGGCCCATATTTAAAATTGCATCAATGTGGTCTTCCCAAGTCTATGGCTTTAGAATTGTATCGACCCTTTGTCTATTCTCAGTTAATGAAGCAGGAATATGCAGGAAACATTAAAAGCGCCAAACGTTTAATTGAGCGCGGCCGTCCAGAAGTTTGGGAAATCCTGGAAGAGGTGATCAAAAATCGGCCGGTGCTGTTGAATCGAGCCCCCACACTGCATAGGTTAGGGATCCAGGCTTTCGAGCCGATTCTGATCGAAGGTAATGCGATTCAATTGCATCCTTTGGTGACGACTGCCTTCAACGCGGACTTCGATGGCGATCAGATGGCGGTTCATGTGCCATTATCAGACAAGGCTGTCACCGAAGCTCGTGAATTAATGCTGGCGACCAAGAACTTGCTCAAACCAGCTAATGGTGAACCCATCATCAGCCCATCAAAAGATATGGTTTTGGGTGTTTATTACCTCACCATGGAAGTAGATGAAAAACAAGCAGGCGATCCCCGCGCCTTTTCCAGTATCGATGAAGTGCTGATGGCTTATTCTATGGGGCTGGTCCATGTGCATGAGAAAATTAAATTGCTAACTGAAACCTGGTACGATCAGGACAATACTCGTATGGAGAATCCAGCGACCAGGATCATTGAGACCACAGTTGGTCGCACGATTTTCAACAATGCCCTGACTGAGCGCATGCGCTTTTACAATCATGAATTGGATAAGAATGGTGTGAGAGACCTGGTTGCAGAGGTCTATGATATCTGCGGACAGGAAGAAACCTGCATCATCGCTGATCAAATTAAAGATATTGGTTTTCAATATGCAACCCGCTCGGGGATAACGATTGCTATTGCCGACATTAATGTGCCTGCCAGTAAAGCAGAAATTTTACAGGCTGCACAAGAAAAAGTGGATGAAATAGATCAAAGTTTAGAACGTGGTATTACGACCGAAGATGAGCGGAACAAAATTGTCGGTGATATTTGGGAGGAAACCGGTCATCAGGTCACGGTTGAGGTAGAAAAAGCGCTTGATCCAATGGGAGATTTGACAACCATGGCGAAAAGCGGTGCAAGTAAAGGTGGTATCAACGCAATTTCTCAGTTGGCGGGCATGAAAGGATTGGTTTCCGATCCGAGCGGTCGCGTCATCACCATGCCGATTCGCTCGAATTATCGAGAAGGTATGACCCCGTTCGAGTACTATATTTCAACACATGGCGCTCGTAAAGGCTTGGCTGATACCGCGTTAAGGACTGCCGATGCAGGCTACCTTACCCGGCGCCTGGTGGATGTTGCCCAAGACGTGATTGTAAATGAAGAAGATTGCGGCACGTATCAGGGCATTTGGATCAACGCAGATGATAATATCGCTGGGCAGTCTTTCGAGAAACGTTTGTATGGTCGGGTTCTCGCGGATCGAGTCATTAACCCGGAAACTGGCGAAATTGTTTTCAATCGAAATGATCTTCTAACCCATGATCGAGTGAAAATAATTAAAGAACTTGGGATTTCTGCTGTTCATGTACGCTCTCCGTTGACTTGTGAGATGATTCACGGGATTTGCGCCAATTGTTATGGAATGGATCTTGCCCGGGGAGAAATGGTAAAACTGGGCTCAACGGTGGGGATCATTGCTGCTCAGTCGATTGGTGAGCCAGGAACGCAATTGACATTACGGACCTTCCACACCGGCGGTGTGGTTGCTGGTGGCGACATTACCTCCGGCCTTCCCCGTGTCGAAGAATTGTTTGAAGCCCGTAAAGAGCCCAAGGGAGAAGCAGTGATTTCCAAAATTGCCGGCACTGCTCACCTCTTTGGGTTTGAGAAAGATTCGGATAAAAGATTTGTGCGGATTGACCACAGTGAAATGGTTTCGGATATCTATGATATTCCAGAGGACTGGTCAATCGCTGTCAGCGACGGAGATGAAATTGTCATGGGAGCGACGCTGGCATCCCAGGACGAAGCGATTATTACCGCCCAGAATAATGGACGTGTGCGAATCGAAGACCATAAGGTGATAGTTTCTTATGAAGTGAAGGAATCGGAAGAATACGACATTCCTACGACAGCCAAACTGACCATTAAAGAAGGTGAAAAAGTAGAACCGGGTCAAGCGATAACAGAAGGATCATTAAACCCCCACACCGTCCTGAGAATTAATGGGCGTGATGCATGTCAGCGATATTTGTTGCGTGAGATCCAGGAGATCTATGTTAACCAGGGGCAGGATATCAATGACAAGCATTTTGAAGTCATTATCAACAAGATGCTTAGTAAAGTGCAGATCATGCGATCGGGTGATACGGCTTATTTACCCCAGGACCTGGTCAATCGGCTGGAGATCAGGCGTGTCAATGAAGAATTGGTTGAACAGGGAAAACAACCGGCAAGGTATCTTGAAGTCTTGCTGGGCGTTAGCAAGGCAGCCCTGGAAACAGATTCCTTCCTTTCCGCATCTTCATTTCAGCATACAATAAAAGTGCTTTCGGCAGCAGCGATTTCATCACGCGAAGATCCTTTGTTTGGCTTGAAAGAGAATATTATGATCGGCAAATTGATCCCTGCTGGCACAGGTTTTAAACCCGGGCAATTTTCAGATGAAGCCCAGGGCGATGATGTCTACGATGCGGTTGGGGAGGGGCGTGTGCTCACCCTGTTTGATGAATTAGAAACGAATGAAGCCGCTGCAGATCATAAGGTTGATAAGACGGATATGGGCATTGCCGGCTCGGTTGAAGAGGATTCCGATCTAAAGGAAACTGAAATCGGCGAATAG